The proteins below come from a single Chryseobacterium bernardetii genomic window:
- a CDS encoding Rossmann-fold NAD(P)-binding domain-containing protein, whose amino-acid sequence MKKFTAVSDVENLQEIIKKALEIKANPLSETEKGKGKTIGLVFLNSSLRTRLSSQIAAQNLGLNVLTLNAAQEAWNLEFADGAVMNGDTVEHIKDAIEVLNQYCDIIAVRCFAGMKSKEDDVNESILSQFEQHAKVPVVSLESATRHPLQSLADCITITENWKKEHKPKVVLTWAPHIKPIAHAVGNSFAEWMQEMDVELVITNPEGYDLDPAFTKDTKVIHNQEEALKDADFIYVKNWSSFDDYAAMPEVKGDWMLTNEKLANTNQAKVMHCLPVRRNVELSDEVMDGENSIIYQQAKNRIFSAQAVFSEILNELNTD is encoded by the coding sequence ATGAAAAAATTCACTGCTGTAAGTGATGTAGAAAACTTACAGGAAATCATAAAAAAAGCTTTGGAAATAAAAGCGAACCCGCTTTCAGAAACAGAAAAAGGAAAGGGGAAAACCATTGGACTTGTATTTTTAAATTCAAGCCTGAGAACCCGTTTGAGCAGTCAGATTGCAGCGCAGAACCTCGGTTTAAATGTATTGACATTAAACGCAGCACAGGAAGCATGGAATCTTGAGTTTGCTGATGGAGCAGTAATGAATGGAGATACGGTAGAACACATTAAAGATGCTATTGAGGTTTTAAACCAATATTGTGATATCATTGCGGTACGTTGCTTTGCAGGAATGAAAAGCAAGGAAGATGATGTGAATGAAAGTATTCTGAGCCAGTTTGAGCAACACGCGAAAGTACCTGTTGTGTCTTTGGAATCAGCAACCCGCCACCCGCTGCAAAGCCTGGCAGATTGTATTACCATTACAGAAAACTGGAAGAAAGAACATAAACCGAAAGTAGTTTTAACCTGGGCACCGCACATTAAGCCGATTGCTCATGCAGTAGGAAACTCTTTTGCAGAATGGATGCAGGAAATGGATGTTGAGTTGGTAATCACTAACCCTGAAGGCTATGATCTGGATCCTGCTTTCACAAAAGATACAAAAGTGATTCACAATCAGGAGGAAGCTTTGAAAGATGCAGACTTTATTTATGTGAAAAACTGGTCTTCTTTTGACGATTACGCTGCAATGCCTGAAGTAAAAGGTGATTGGATGCTTACTAATGAAAAACTGGCCAATACCAACCAGGCAAAAGTAATGCACTGTCTTCCGGTTCGTCGTAATGTAGAATTAAGTGATGAAGTAATGGATGGAGAAAATTCAATCATTTACCAGCAGGCAAAGAACCGTATTTTTTCAGCACAGGCTGTTTTCAGTGAAATTTTGAATGAATTAAATACTGATTAA
- the argB gene encoding acetylglutamate kinase yields the protein MKQKIYIIKIGGALIDDERLLDQFLDQFSEIKEKKILVHGGGKLATTLADKLGIEQKMINGRRITDKDTLDIVTMVYAGGINKNIVEKLQQKKCNAIGFSGADGNLIKAKKREHPEIDFGFVGDINKKSVNRKLISKLMKLDLIPVFSAITHDKKGNLFNTNADTIASVMAQALSEKYDVELLYCFDKQGVLENVDDPESLIKSISEDDFATLKEEGKLHKGILPKLENALGAIKNNVNKVFLIKETELKNHIENHHAGTEICL from the coding sequence ATGAAACAGAAAATATACATCATAAAAATAGGCGGGGCGCTCATTGATGATGAACGATTACTGGATCAGTTTTTAGATCAGTTTTCCGAAATTAAAGAGAAGAAGATCCTTGTGCATGGCGGAGGGAAGTTAGCTACAACACTGGCTGATAAACTCGGTATTGAGCAGAAGATGATTAATGGAAGGAGGATTACGGATAAAGATACATTGGATATTGTAACGATGGTATATGCCGGCGGAATCAACAAAAACATTGTTGAGAAACTGCAGCAGAAGAAATGTAATGCCATAGGGTTTTCCGGAGCAGATGGGAATCTGATTAAAGCTAAGAAAAGAGAGCATCCTGAAATAGACTTCGGATTTGTAGGAGATATCAATAAGAAGAGTGTGAATAGAAAGCTCATCTCAAAATTGATGAAGCTGGATCTTATTCCTGTTTTTTCTGCAATTACCCACGATAAAAAGGGGAATCTTTTCAATACCAATGCAGATACTATTGCTTCTGTAATGGCTCAGGCTTTATCTGAGAAATATGATGTGGAACTGCTGTATTGTTTTGATAAGCAGGGGGTTTTGGAAAATGTGGATGATCCGGAATCTCTTATCAAAAGTATTTCTGAAGATGATTTTGCCACATTGAAAGAAGAAGGAAAGCTTCATAAAGGGATTTTACCCAAATTAGAGAATGCTCTCGGAGCAATAAAGAATAATGTAAATAAAGTGTTTCTGATTAAAGAAACAGAGCTGAAAAACCATATAGAGAATCATCATGCAGGAACTGAAATCTGTTTATAA
- a CDS encoding M20 family metallo-hydrolase, giving the protein MQELKSVYNKEELLNNAVELLKKLIEIPSFSKDEFNTSVEIENFFKKHQIPTKRFKNNIWAVNKNFDVFKPSVLLNTHHDTVKPNKAYTLDPFVPVEKDGKLFGLGSNDAGASLVSMAQVFLHFYDKEDLEYNLVIALTAEEEISGFDGIEALFPQLPNIELAIVGEPTQMNLAIAEKGLLVIDGEMKGTPSHAAHPNDDNSIVKCMEDLQGILNFKFPKVSDYLGEVKVTLSGIHAGVQHNVVPESCHFTLDVRVTDEYSNKEAFEIIQSQMKSTLTARSFRLNSSKIEMDHPFVKAGLEIGRTTYGSPTSSDQAIIPCTSVKLGPGDSRRSHTADEFIYISEIEEGIDIYIQILEKVL; this is encoded by the coding sequence ATGCAGGAACTGAAATCTGTTTATAATAAAGAAGAATTATTGAATAATGCAGTTGAGCTGCTTAAAAAGCTGATTGAAATTCCTTCATTCAGTAAAGATGAATTCAATACATCGGTGGAAATTGAAAACTTTTTCAAGAAACACCAGATCCCAACCAAGCGTTTTAAAAACAATATCTGGGCGGTGAATAAAAATTTTGATGTGTTTAAACCATCCGTTTTACTGAACACACATCACGATACGGTAAAGCCCAATAAAGCTTATACGCTGGATCCGTTTGTTCCGGTTGAAAAAGATGGCAAGCTGTTCGGTTTGGGAAGTAATGATGCCGGAGCTTCTCTGGTTTCTATGGCGCAGGTTTTTTTACATTTTTATGATAAAGAAGATTTAGAATATAATTTAGTGATAGCGTTGACGGCAGAGGAGGAGATTTCAGGTTTTGACGGAATTGAGGCTCTGTTTCCACAGTTACCCAATATAGAACTTGCCATTGTAGGAGAACCCACGCAGATGAATCTGGCAATTGCTGAAAAAGGACTGTTGGTGATTGACGGAGAGATGAAAGGAACTCCTTCTCATGCTGCTCATCCTAATGATGACAACTCCATTGTAAAATGTATGGAGGATCTGCAGGGAATTTTGAACTTTAAGTTTCCAAAGGTTTCTGATTATCTGGGAGAAGTCAAAGTAACCCTTTCAGGAATTCATGCCGGGGTGCAGCATAATGTAGTGCCGGAATCCTGCCATTTCACATTGGATGTAAGGGTAACAGATGAGTATTCCAACAAAGAAGCTTTTGAAATTATCCAGTCTCAGATGAAATCAACGCTTACTGCAAGGTCTTTCAGGTTAAATTCATCCAAAATAGAAATGGATCATCCGTTTGTGAAAGCAGGATTGGAAATAGGAAGGACAACCTATGGCTCACCAACATCATCAGATCAGGCAATTATTCCATGCACATCTGTAAAATTGGGGCCTGGTGACAGTAGGCGCTCTCATACGGCAGATGAATTCATCTATATCAGTGAAATAGAAGAAGGAATTGATATCTATATCCAGATTTTGGAAAAGGTGTTATAA
- the argH gene encoding argininosuccinate lyase, whose translation MKKIWQKDDLATNILVNNFTVGKDLDFDERLAKYDVKGSMAHCKMLAETGIISQEESEQMLAVLNDILQEIENGNFEIDKEAEDIHSQVEAILITKLGDIGKKIHTARSRNDQVLLDIKLYLLDEIREITALTDEFFQILIKLADQHKNVLLPGYTHLQIAMPSSFGLWFGAYAEALLDDVEMLFSTKNIINKNPLGSAAGYGSSFPINRESTTYNLGFQSMNYNSVYAQMTRGKSEKLLAMSMATLAGTLGKFAYDVCLYLNQNFDFISFPKEFTTGSSIMPHKKNPDIFELVRARCNRIQALPNELILLTSNLPSGYHRDVQLTKEILFPAIDSLKECLEILSYTLPNIQVKDGILEDEKYKYLFSVEKINEEVKNGSSFRDAYVKVGQEIENNEFEFEPGALDHTHQGSIGNLCLDKIEYQFNKLKNKLLG comes from the coding sequence ATGAAAAAAATATGGCAAAAGGACGACCTGGCCACCAATATATTAGTCAATAACTTTACCGTAGGAAAGGATCTTGACTTTGATGAACGTTTGGCGAAATATGATGTCAAAGGTTCCATGGCACATTGTAAAATGCTGGCAGAAACCGGAATTATTTCTCAAGAAGAATCTGAGCAGATGCTGGCAGTATTAAACGATATTTTACAGGAAATTGAAAACGGCAATTTTGAAATTGATAAAGAAGCTGAGGATATCCATTCTCAGGTAGAAGCCATCCTGATTACAAAGTTAGGAGACATAGGAAAGAAAATCCACACGGCAAGATCAAGAAACGATCAGGTTTTACTGGATATTAAACTTTATTTATTGGATGAGATCCGTGAGATCACAGCGCTTACTGATGAGTTTTTCCAGATTCTGATCAAATTGGCAGATCAGCATAAAAATGTATTGCTTCCTGGGTATACCCATTTGCAGATTGCTATGCCTTCTTCTTTCGGATTATGGTTTGGGGCATATGCAGAAGCTCTTTTGGATGATGTTGAAATGTTGTTTTCAACCAAGAATATCATTAATAAGAATCCATTAGGTTCAGCAGCAGGTTATGGTTCGTCTTTCCCGATCAACCGTGAAAGTACAACATATAATCTTGGATTTCAATCCATGAATTATAATTCGGTATATGCTCAGATGACCCGTGGAAAATCAGAGAAGCTTCTGGCCATGTCAATGGCAACTTTAGCAGGAACACTTGGAAAGTTTGCCTATGATGTATGTCTTTATCTGAATCAGAATTTTGATTTCATAAGCTTTCCTAAAGAATTTACAACAGGAAGCAGTATTATGCCTCATAAAAAGAACCCGGATATTTTTGAGCTTGTTCGTGCACGTTGTAATAGAATCCAGGCCTTACCGAATGAATTGATCCTGTTAACCAGTAACCTTCCGTCAGGATATCACAGAGATGTGCAGCTTACTAAGGAAATTCTTTTCCCTGCCATTGATTCATTAAAAGAATGTCTGGAAATTTTAAGCTATACCTTACCGAATATCCAGGTAAAAGATGGAATTCTTGAGGATGAAAAGTATAAATACCTGTTCAGTGTAGAAAAGATTAATGAAGAAGTGAAAAATGGAAGTTCCTTCCGTGATGCATATGTAAAAGTAGGGCAGGAGATTGAAAATAATGAGTTTGAATTCGAACCGGGCGCTTTGGATCATACTCACCAGGGAAGTATAGGAAATCTTTGCTTGGATAAAATAGAATACCAGTTCAATAAACTGAAGAATAAATTATTGGGTTAA
- a CDS encoding Lrp/AsnC family transcriptional regulator, translating into MDLKDKMILSIIQEDSTLSVKEISEKIGLTFTPTYERIKQLEKQGIIQKYVGLLNREKLGLNIVVYCNVRLKEQSKKVLETFEKHIGKYDEVQEIISLSGEYDYMLKIIAKDINSYNEFAVNVISNIPNIGQYHSSIVLHEVKKSTKFKIDLE; encoded by the coding sequence ATGGATTTAAAAGACAAAATGATTCTCAGCATTATACAGGAAGACTCTACTTTATCAGTGAAAGAAATTTCAGAAAAGATAGGTCTTACCTTTACTCCAACGTATGAAAGGATCAAACAATTGGAGAAGCAGGGGATCATTCAGAAGTATGTAGGTCTTTTAAACCGCGAAAAGTTGGGTCTGAACATTGTAGTTTACTGCAATGTACGTCTTAAAGAACAGTCTAAGAAAGTATTGGAGACTTTTGAGAAGCATATTGGAAAATATGATGAAGTACAGGAAATCATCAGCCTTTCCGGAGAGTATGATTACATGTTGAAGATTATTGCCAAAGACATCAACTCTTACAATGAGTTTGCCGTCAATGTTATTTCAAACATTCCCAATATCGGTCAGTATCACAGTTCCATCGTTCTTCATGAGGTAAAAAAATCTACCAAGTTCAAGATTGATCTTGAATAA
- a CDS encoding aspartate carbamoyltransferase catalytic subunit, which produces MFTITELSTEKINSIVTEALAFRNGKTAKIEGEVFCSNLFFEDSTRTKTSFDIAERKLGLQVVPFDASHSSVNKGESLYDTVKTIESLGVNLVVIRDKKDRYFEELKNIKIPVINGGDGTGNHPSQCMLDLMTIYQEFGKFEGLKVGIVGDVKHSRVANSNAEALRRLGAKVYFSGPEQWFDEGALINGTYLSVDELIAEVDVLMLLRIQHERHDAAMSFTASDYHKKYGLTKEREHAMKKEAIIMHPAPINRGVEIDSDLVECERSRVFRQMENGVFARMAILKDALEEKGFTFK; this is translated from the coding sequence ATGTTTACGATTACAGAACTAAGTACCGAGAAAATCAACAGTATAGTGACAGAAGCATTAGCTTTCAGAAATGGGAAAACTGCTAAAATTGAAGGCGAAGTTTTTTGCTCCAATCTTTTCTTTGAAGACAGCACAAGAACAAAGACAAGCTTTGATATTGCAGAAAGAAAATTAGGATTGCAGGTTGTTCCCTTTGATGCCTCGCACAGTTCTGTAAATAAAGGAGAAAGTCTTTATGATACTGTTAAGACCATTGAAAGCCTTGGGGTAAACCTTGTAGTGATCAGAGATAAGAAGGACAGGTATTTTGAGGAGCTGAAAAATATTAAAATTCCTGTAATCAATGGCGGAGACGGAACAGGAAACCACCCTTCACAATGTATGCTGGATCTGATGACGATCTATCAGGAATTCGGAAAGTTTGAAGGACTGAAAGTAGGAATTGTAGGAGATGTAAAACACAGCCGTGTGGCCAACTCCAATGCTGAAGCTTTAAGAAGATTAGGGGCTAAAGTATATTTCTCAGGACCTGAACAATGGTTTGATGAAGGGGCATTAATTAACGGAACTTACCTTTCAGTAGATGAACTGATCGCTGAAGTAGATGTTCTGATGCTATTGAGAATACAACATGAAAGACACGATGCCGCCATGAGCTTTACAGCATCTGACTATCATAAAAAATATGGACTGACTAAAGAAAGAGAACATGCCATGAAAAAAGAAGCAATCATCATGCACCCCGCACCTATCAACAGAGGAGTGGAAATAGACTCAGACCTGGTAGAATGCGAACGCTCAAGAGTCTTCAGGCAAATGGAAAACGGTGTTTTCGCCAGAATGGCCATCTTAAAAGATGCATTGGAAGAAAAAGGGTTTACTTTTAAATAA
- a CDS encoding carbamoyl phosphate synthase small subunit yields the protein MKKKLILESGEVFHGEGFGAELETAGEVVFNTGMTGYQELISDPSYCGQIVCMTYPLIGNYGINRDDYESIEPAIKGLIVKELCDLPSNFRTQITLDELFKKKKLSGISGIDTRRLTRILRNSGVVKGKIVNADADEAATAAELKTTTFPINQVEEVSTKTPYANPNRGFKVVLVDFGAKLGIIRELSQRNCDIIVVSQDTTAEEILLMDPDGIMLSNGPGDPEDVPHALDMIRGLLGKVPIFGICLGHQLIGLACGAKTFKLKFGHRGGNHPVLDLEKNKVAITSQNHGYAVDQESLKGTDLIETHIALNDRTNEGLRHKIHPCFSVQYHPEASPGPEDANYLFDEFIDLMYQFKNVPV from the coding sequence ATGAAGAAAAAATTAATACTGGAGTCCGGTGAAGTGTTTCATGGAGAAGGTTTCGGAGCAGAATTGGAAACTGCAGGGGAAGTAGTTTTCAATACCGGAATGACAGGGTATCAGGAATTGATCTCTGACCCATCGTATTGCGGTCAGATAGTTTGTATGACCTATCCGCTTATCGGGAATTATGGTATTAACCGTGATGATTATGAAAGTATTGAGCCGGCTATTAAAGGGCTTATCGTAAAAGAACTTTGCGACTTGCCTTCTAACTTCCGTACTCAGATTACTTTAGATGAATTATTTAAGAAGAAAAAACTTTCAGGAATTTCAGGAATTGATACAAGAAGACTAACAAGAATTCTTCGTAACTCCGGAGTTGTGAAAGGAAAAATTGTGAATGCCGATGCGGATGAAGCCGCTACAGCCGCAGAGCTAAAAACAACCACTTTCCCGATCAATCAGGTGGAAGAGGTTTCTACTAAAACACCTTATGCAAATCCTAACAGAGGTTTCAAAGTAGTATTGGTAGATTTTGGTGCCAAATTAGGAATCATCAGAGAATTATCTCAAAGAAACTGTGATATCATTGTGGTTTCTCAGGATACAACAGCAGAAGAAATCCTATTGATGGATCCAGACGGCATCATGCTTTCAAACGGTCCCGGTGACCCGGAAGATGTACCTCATGCATTAGATATGATCCGTGGATTATTAGGAAAAGTTCCAATCTTCGGTATCTGTTTAGGGCACCAGCTAATTGGTCTTGCCTGTGGAGCAAAAACCTTTAAATTAAAATTCGGACACAGAGGAGGAAACCACCCTGTATTGGATTTAGAGAAAAACAAAGTGGCCATCACTTCTCAAAACCACGGGTACGCAGTAGATCAGGAAAGTTTAAAAGGAACAGACCTTATAGAAACACATATCGCTCTAAACGACAGAACGAACGAAGGTTTGAGACACAAAATCCACCCTTGCTTCTCTGTTCAGTATCACCCTGAAGCAAGCCCGGGTCCTGAAGATGCAAACTACCTGTTTGATGAGTTCATTGATTTAATGTACCAATTTAAAAATGTACCAGTTTAA
- a CDS encoding four helix bundle protein: MINFENNPLIEKNVKFSLDIIEFCELLESKKKFIIAKQLLRSETSIGANSFEAQNPYSKKDFVNKIKIAAKELEETKYWLYLCKHSQSYPFDEKLETQIIEIGKIIYKILSTSLSNENG, translated from the coding sequence ATGATCAATTTCGAAAACAATCCTTTAATTGAAAAAAACGTTAAATTCTCATTAGACATTATAGAATTCTGCGAATTATTGGAAAGTAAGAAGAAATTTATTATTGCTAAACAGTTATTACGTTCGGAAACGAGTATTGGCGCAAATTCTTTTGAAGCACAAAATCCATACAGTAAAAAAGATTTTGTGAATAAAATTAAAATTGCTGCTAAAGAGCTTGAAGAAACAAAATATTGGTTATATCTGTGTAAACATTCTCAAAGTTATCCATTTGATGAAAAATTGGAAACACAGATTATAGAAATTGGAAAGATTATTTATAAAATTTTAAGCACGAGTTTATCAAATGAAAACGGATAG
- the carB gene encoding carbamoyl-phosphate synthase large subunit, whose amino-acid sequence MKRNDIKTILVIGSGPIIIGQAAEFDYAGTQACLSLKEEGYKVILINSNPATIMTDVEIADKVYIEPISLQFVSHIIRKERPDALLPTLGGQTGLNMAVELEKSGILEECKVEVLGTKLSAINRAEDRDLFRELMRELNEPVPESDIVNTVEGALSFADEIGYPVIVRPAFTMGGTGGGIASNEAELKEIAELGLKHSPVTQCLIEKSIAGFKEIEYEVMRDANDNAIVVCNMENIDPVGVHTGDSIVVAPSQTLSDREYQLLRNASLKIIRALGIEGGCNVQLALDPHSFNYYIIEVNPRVSRSSALASKATGYPIAKIAAKIAVGLTLDEIMNPVTGKTYACFEPALDYVVTKFPRFPFDKFETADRRLSTQMKATGEVMAIGRNLEESLQKAIRSLETGIKHLGLKTKQAQALTAEEIERRIRVCDDERLFIIGDALRRGYDWEQIVEWSKIDKFFIWKLKKLVDFEKVIAANKFDKETLIEAKRLGFADINIAVLWDVKEREVFNFRKENGVMPVYKMVDTCAAEFESETPYFYGTYEEENESVVSDKEKIIVLGSGPIRIGQGVEFDYATVHSVWAIKEMGYEAIIINNNPETVSTDFSISDKLYFEPLTEEDVMNIIELEKPKGVVVQFGGQTAINLADKLASHGVQILGTSLEDLDRAENRDKFEKALQELGIPQPKGRTSTSKEEAIKIANEIGYPVLVRPSYVLGGRAMEIVYAESELAHYMEHAVDASPEHPVLVDKYMVGKEIEVDAICDGETVVIPGIMEHIERAGVHSGDSIAVYPPQNISQSEIDTLVDYTQRLAKGLNVIGLMNIQYVLFEGNVYVIEVNPRSSRTVPFLSKITDVPMANLATKAILGQKLADLGYKNGLVPNKEGVFVKVPVFSFSKLTKVDISLGPEMKSTGEVMGKDTTLEKALYKGLVAAGRKVPMHGSILFTVADKHKEEAADLAARFHEVGFGIWATEGTAKFFEEKGIPCKIGYKIGEEDVNLIDLIQKGKVQYVVNTTTKGKQAERDGFQIRRMSVENGVPCLTSMDTVEAILKVIESMSFKMETM is encoded by the coding sequence ATGAAAAGAAACGATATAAAAACAATTTTAGTAATCGGTTCAGGACCTATCATCATCGGTCAGGCAGCTGAATTTGATTACGCAGGAACGCAGGCTTGTCTGTCTTTAAAAGAAGAAGGCTACAAAGTAATTCTGATCAATTCAAACCCTGCAACGATCATGACGGATGTGGAAATCGCTGATAAAGTATATATTGAGCCGATTTCATTACAGTTTGTAAGCCACATCATCAGAAAAGAGCGTCCAGATGCATTATTACCAACACTGGGAGGACAAACTGGTCTTAACATGGCGGTAGAACTTGAAAAATCAGGAATTCTTGAAGAATGCAAAGTGGAAGTATTGGGAACTAAGCTTTCTGCCATCAACAGAGCAGAAGACAGAGACCTTTTCCGTGAACTGATGAGAGAACTGAATGAGCCGGTTCCTGAATCTGACATCGTAAACACAGTAGAAGGAGCATTATCATTCGCTGATGAGATCGGATATCCTGTAATTGTTCGTCCTGCCTTTACAATGGGAGGAACAGGTGGAGGTATTGCTTCCAATGAAGCAGAATTAAAAGAAATTGCTGAATTGGGCCTAAAACACAGCCCGGTTACGCAGTGTCTTATCGAGAAATCAATTGCAGGTTTCAAAGAAATAGAGTACGAAGTAATGCGTGATGCAAACGACAACGCCATTGTGGTTTGTAACATGGAAAATATTGACCCGGTAGGAGTTCACACAGGAGATTCTATCGTAGTGGCACCTTCTCAGACCCTTTCAGACAGAGAGTATCAGTTACTGAGAAACGCTTCTTTAAAAATCATCAGAGCATTAGGAATTGAAGGAGGTTGTAACGTACAGTTAGCATTAGACCCGCATTCATTCAACTACTATATCATCGAGGTAAACCCTAGAGTATCCCGTTCATCAGCTTTAGCAAGTAAAGCAACAGGATACCCGATTGCGAAGATTGCAGCAAAAATTGCTGTAGGATTAACGCTGGATGAGATTATGAACCCGGTAACAGGCAAAACATACGCATGTTTTGAGCCGGCTCTGGACTATGTGGTTACTAAATTCCCAAGATTCCCATTCGATAAATTCGAAACGGCAGACAGAAGACTTTCCACTCAGATGAAAGCAACCGGGGAAGTAATGGCGATCGGAAGAAACCTTGAAGAATCTTTACAGAAAGCAATCCGTTCACTAGAAACAGGAATCAAACATTTAGGATTAAAAACTAAGCAGGCTCAGGCACTTACAGCAGAGGAAATCGAAAGACGAATCAGAGTATGTGATGATGAGAGATTATTTATCATTGGAGATGCTTTAAGAAGAGGATACGACTGGGAACAAATCGTAGAATGGAGTAAAATTGATAAATTCTTCATTTGGAAACTGAAAAAACTGGTTGATTTCGAAAAAGTAATCGCTGCCAATAAGTTTGATAAAGAAACTCTAATTGAAGCGAAAAGATTAGGTTTTGCAGATATCAATATTGCAGTTCTTTGGGATGTAAAAGAACGTGAGGTATTCAACTTCAGAAAAGAAAATGGAGTAATGCCGGTGTACAAAATGGTAGACACCTGCGCTGCAGAGTTTGAAAGTGAAACGCCTTACTTCTACGGAACTTACGAAGAAGAAAATGAAAGCGTAGTTTCAGACAAGGAGAAGATCATCGTTCTGGGTTCAGGACCTATCAGAATCGGGCAGGGAGTTGAGTTTGACTACGCAACTGTTCACTCAGTATGGGCAATCAAAGAAATGGGTTACGAAGCGATCATCATCAACAATAACCCTGAAACTGTTTCTACAGACTTCTCTATCTCAGATAAATTATACTTCGAGCCACTTACGGAAGAAGATGTAATGAACATCATCGAACTTGAAAAACCAAAAGGAGTAGTAGTACAGTTTGGTGGCCAAACTGCCATCAACCTTGCAGATAAATTAGCTTCTCACGGAGTACAGATTTTAGGAACTTCATTAGAAGACCTTGACAGAGCTGAAAACAGAGATAAATTCGAAAAAGCACTTCAGGAATTGGGAATTCCTCAGCCCAAAGGAAGAACTTCCACTTCAAAAGAAGAAGCCATTAAGATTGCAAATGAAATTGGTTACCCGGTATTGGTACGTCCAAGCTACGTTTTGGGAGGTAGAGCAATGGAAATTGTATACGCAGAGTCAGAATTGGCTCACTATATGGAACATGCGGTAGATGCAAGCCCTGAACATCCGGTTTTGGTTGACAAGTACATGGTAGGGAAGGAAATTGAAGTAGATGCCATCTGTGACGGTGAAACAGTAGTGATTCCAGGAATTATGGAGCACATCGAAAGAGCAGGAGTTCACTCCGGAGACTCTATTGCAGTATACCCGCCACAGAATATTTCTCAGAGTGAAATTGATACCTTGGTAGATTATACCCAGAGATTGGCAAAAGGATTAAACGTAATCGGGTTAATGAATATCCAGTACGTTCTTTTCGAAGGAAATGTATATGTGATTGAAGTAAACCCACGTTCTTCAAGAACAGTTCCGTTCCTATCCAAAATCACAGACGTTCCGATGGCTAACCTTGCAACGAAAGCGATCTTAGGACAGAAATTAGCAGATCTTGGTTATAAAAACGGATTGGTACCCAATAAAGAAGGTGTTTTTGTAAAAGTTCCGGTATTCTCTTTCTCAAAACTGACAAAAGTTGATATCTCTTTAGGCCCTGAAATGAAATCGACAGGAGAGGTTATGGGGAAAGATACTACTTTGGAAAAAGCCCTTTACAAAGGATTGGTAGCTGCTGGCAGAAAAGTTCCGATGCACGGTTCTATTCTGTTCACAGTAGCAGATAAGCATAAAGAAGAAGCGGCTGATCTGGCAGCAAGGTTCCATGAAGTTGGTTTCGGGATCTGGGCTACAGAAGGAACAGCAAAATTCTTCGAAGAAAAAGGTATCCCTTGCAAAATAGGATACAAGATAGGAGAAGAAGACGTAAACCTTATAGATCTGATCCAGAAAGGAAAAGTGCAGTATGTGGTAAACACCACTACAAAAGGTAAACAGGCAGAAAGAGACGGATTCCAGATCAGAAGAATGAGTGTGGAAAACGGAGTTCCTTGTTTAACTTCAATGGATACGGTGGAAGCCATTCTAAAAGTAATCGAAAGCATGAGCTTCAAAATGGAGACCATGTAA